In Fibrobacter sp. UWB2, one DNA window encodes the following:
- a CDS encoding 2Fe-2S iron-sulfur cluster-binding protein: MSNYYNMPKLPTEASPKVEIFVDDRAVMVPGDTNLLEALKAVGIETPHVCYHPYLPVSGNCRQCLVEQEGPRGRMLVISCYTPVTPGMKIYTPASSARVKNARKATQEFMLVNHPLDCPICDKAGECTLQENYMEAGQNEGRLRPEYGKNYHGNPEHQFIDAKGQLRGGKHVDIGPRILLDEERCVQCDRCVRFMRSIAKDEQLQLAGRADHTYITTFPGEKLDHEYDLCVTDVCPTGAMTAKYFRFQKRVWLLAHTPTISMDDSLGANIWLDYADGRIYRVMPRCNPEVNRSWLSNTSRLAFQQFDKNRLPAIDASALQLVGGKVALVAGGACTNEDLAALKMLKEALGDRAELFGGSLLKVNAPDGIAKSGDPVANRAGMQLMGFADVAELLKRAGEFSNLITVNADLYGEDAAAAKALDKISNRIALSAFDDATAKKAKVAFGIRHWSEVQGTMVNSLNILQKLSAAPTCPDEKLLPAYEVISALAGNKFNSACEAFKKAREYVPAFADITYDAIKSTGKLLGGNA, from the coding sequence ATGAGTAACTACTACAATATGCCGAAACTCCCGACCGAAGCAAGCCCGAAGGTGGAAATCTTCGTGGATGATCGTGCCGTGATGGTTCCTGGCGATACCAACCTCCTCGAAGCTTTGAAGGCTGTCGGGATTGAAACTCCTCACGTATGTTATCATCCGTATTTGCCGGTGTCGGGTAACTGCCGTCAGTGCCTGGTAGAGCAGGAAGGCCCGCGTGGTCGTATGCTCGTGATTTCGTGCTATACTCCTGTGACTCCGGGGATGAAGATTTATACCCCGGCATCCAGCGCCCGCGTGAAAAACGCCCGCAAGGCCACACAGGAATTCATGCTGGTGAACCACCCGCTCGATTGCCCGATTTGCGACAAGGCCGGTGAATGCACCTTGCAGGAAAACTACATGGAAGCAGGCCAGAACGAAGGCCGCCTCCGTCCGGAATACGGCAAGAATTACCATGGCAATCCGGAACATCAGTTCATTGATGCGAAGGGACAGCTCCGTGGCGGTAAGCATGTGGACATCGGTCCGCGCATTTTGCTCGACGAAGAACGTTGCGTGCAGTGCGACCGTTGCGTACGCTTTATGCGTAGCATCGCGAAGGACGAACAGCTCCAGCTTGCTGGCCGTGCCGACCATACTTACATTACTACCTTCCCGGGCGAAAAGCTCGACCATGAATACGACCTCTGCGTTACGGATGTATGCCCGACGGGCGCCATGACGGCAAAGTACTTCCGCTTCCAGAAGCGCGTTTGGCTCCTTGCCCACACGCCGACGATTTCGATGGACGATTCCCTCGGTGCAAACATCTGGCTTGACTACGCCGATGGCCGCATCTACCGCGTGATGCCGCGTTGCAACCCGGAAGTGAACCGCAGCTGGCTCTCCAATACGAGCCGTCTTGCGTTCCAGCAGTTCGACAAGAACCGCTTGCCGGCAATCGACGCTTCTGCACTCCAGCTGGTTGGCGGTAAGGTCGCCCTCGTTGCTGGTGGCGCTTGCACGAACGAAGACCTCGCTGCTCTCAAGATGCTTAAGGAAGCTCTCGGTGACCGCGCTGAACTCTTCGGTGGTTCCCTCCTCAAGGTTAACGCTCCGGACGGTATCGCCAAGAGCGGTGACCCGGTGGCAAACCGCGCAGGCATGCAGCTCATGGGTTTTGCAGATGTTGCAGAACTCCTCAAGCGCGCAGGCGAATTCAGCAACCTCATCACGGTGAACGCTGACCTCTACGGCGAAGACGCTGCTGCAGCTAAGGCTCTCGATAAGATTTCGAACCGCATCGCTCTTTCTGCTTTCGATGACGCTACCGCCAAGAAGGCGAAGGTTGCTTTCGGTATCCGCCACTGGAGCGAAGTCCAGGGTACGATGGTCAACAGCCTCAACATCTTGCAGAAGCTCTCTGCTGCTCCGACTTGCCCGGACGAAAAGCTTCTCCCGGCTTACGAAGTGATTTCCGCTTTGGCTGGCAACAAGTTCAATTCGGCTTGCGAAGCTTTCAAGAAGGCTCGTGAATACGTGCCGGCTTTCGCCGACATTACCTATGATGCCATCAAGAGCACAGGAAAGCTCCTGGGAGGTAACGCATAA
- the nuoF gene encoding NADH-quinone oxidoreductase subunit NuoF, whose amino-acid sequence MAECVKVCTQNFGKGAQDIEVYKKLGGYSNISERLFNMSQFELIDYVQRSNLRGRGGAGFPTGMKWSFVPRGTGKPVYIVVNADEGEGGTFKDHFLMLEDPHRLIEGLIIAAWALGSRAAYIYCRGEFLPCIEALNKALNQAYAAGYLGENICGTKFSFDIFVHRGAGAYICGEETALINSLEGQKGQPRLKPPFPAVCGAWKSPTCVNNVETIMSLPWILSHDPSDYAKMGTPRAGGTKVFCISGDVKNPGVYEAPLGTPMMTMINDYAGGVVGGKLKAVLPGGSSCAPLTAEEAAVATMDYECLASMKTMFGSGAMIVINDTHNMADLLNCLGNFYSHESCGQCTPCREGTGLLHRILNQMVAGNGHDGDVELMQSLSSGFGGVTICPLSISLGGPVSSYTAKFRADFDEYIAKNPEHAKPRIQETSRPGIFW is encoded by the coding sequence GGTGGCTACTCCAACATTTCTGAACGCTTGTTCAACATGAGCCAGTTTGAGCTCATCGATTACGTGCAACGTTCTAACCTCCGCGGACGCGGTGGTGCAGGCTTCCCGACTGGCATGAAGTGGAGCTTTGTGCCGCGTGGTACGGGCAAGCCGGTTTACATTGTCGTAAACGCTGATGAAGGCGAAGGCGGTACCTTTAAGGACCACTTCCTCATGCTCGAAGATCCGCACCGCTTGATCGAAGGCCTTATCATTGCAGCTTGGGCTCTTGGCTCTCGCGCAGCCTACATCTACTGCCGTGGCGAATTCCTCCCGTGCATCGAAGCCTTGAACAAGGCTTTGAACCAGGCTTACGCTGCTGGCTACCTCGGCGAAAACATTTGCGGCACGAAGTTCAGCTTTGATATCTTTGTGCATCGCGGTGCTGGCGCCTACATTTGCGGTGAAGAAACTGCTCTTATTAACTCTCTTGAAGGCCAGAAGGGCCAGCCGCGCTTGAAGCCGCCGTTCCCGGCAGTTTGCGGTGCCTGGAAGTCCCCGACCTGCGTGAACAACGTCGAAACCATCATGTCCCTCCCGTGGATTTTGAGCCACGACCCGAGCGACTACGCCAAGATGGGTACGCCGCGCGCCGGTGGTACGAAGGTGTTCTGCATTTCCGGTGACGTCAAAAATCCGGGCGTGTACGAAGCTCCTCTTGGCACTCCGATGATGACTATGATTAACGATTACGCCGGTGGCGTTGTGGGTGGCAAGCTCAAGGCTGTGCTCCCGGGCGGTTCCTCTTGCGCTCCGCTTACGGCAGAAGAAGCTGCTGTCGCCACGATGGACTACGAATGCCTTGCCTCGATGAAGACGATGTTCGGTTCTGGCGCTATGATCGTGATTAACGATACGCACAACATGGCAGACCTCTTGAATTGCCTCGGCAACTTCTACAGCCATGAATCTTGCGGCCAGTGCACGCCGTGCCGTGAAGGTACAGGCCTCTTGCACCGCATCTTGAACCAGATGGTGGCCGGCAACGGTCACGATGGCGATGTGGAACTCATGCAGAGCCTTTCTAGCGGATTTGGTGGCGTGACGATTTGCCCGCTCTCCATTTCTTTGGGTGGCCCGGTTTCGAGCTACACTGCAAAGTTCCGTGCGGACTTTGACGAATATATCGCTAAGAACCCCGAACACGCAAAACCGCGTATTCAAGAAACAAGTCGTCCTGGAATTTTCTGGTAA